A single window of Streptomyces xanthii DNA harbors:
- a CDS encoding glutamyl-tRNA reductase, producing the protein MSLLVVGLSHRSAPVSVLERASLNADAQAKLLQDTLAAEPAAEAGVLATCNRIELYADVDKFHAGVAELSTLLAQHSGVGLDELTPYLYVHYEDRAVHHLFSVACGLDSMVVGEGQILGQIKDTLARAQDLHSAGKLLNDLFQQALRVGKRAHSETGIDRAGQSLVTFGLEQLAPGQSVEAWAKGKRALVIGAGSMSSLAAATLARAGVAEVVVANRTLERAERLAEIITDGGTAARAVAMDAVADELTRADVAISCTGATGLVLTADAVRAAVAGRTPTAGADVPAPAAPAAGRAAAADGCPVETVRGGLPMESGFSVEGEAAVAGFDAAALEQHGAWVDNAPADRVSPAPQPSEAEAIAALAAVGRVPEMRRERTPEPPARPVALALLDLAMPRDIDAAAHRIDGVRLVDIESLAEASADAPMAADVDQVRALVADEVTAFGAAQRAAHITPTVVALRTMAADVVTNEIARLDGRLPGLDEKQRAEITQTVKRVVDKLLHAPTVRVKQLAAEPGGAGYADALRTLFDLDPETVAAVSRATPRDREDAVGKNRGPA; encoded by the coding sequence ATGAGTCTCCTCGTCGTCGGGCTGAGCCACCGCAGCGCACCGGTCAGCGTCCTGGAGCGCGCGTCGCTGAACGCGGACGCCCAGGCCAAGCTGCTGCAGGACACCCTCGCGGCCGAGCCGGCCGCCGAGGCCGGCGTGCTCGCCACCTGCAACCGCATCGAGCTGTACGCGGACGTCGACAAGTTCCACGCCGGTGTCGCCGAGCTGTCGACCCTGCTCGCGCAGCACAGCGGCGTGGGCCTGGACGAGCTCACCCCTTATCTCTATGTGCACTACGAGGACCGGGCGGTGCACCACCTGTTCTCGGTGGCGTGCGGCCTCGACTCGATGGTCGTCGGCGAGGGCCAGATCCTCGGCCAGATCAAGGACACGCTGGCCCGCGCCCAGGACCTGCACTCCGCGGGCAAGCTCCTCAACGACCTGTTCCAGCAGGCGCTGCGCGTCGGCAAGCGCGCCCACTCGGAGACCGGCATCGACCGGGCCGGGCAGTCCCTGGTCACCTTCGGCCTGGAGCAGCTCGCGCCGGGGCAGTCGGTCGAGGCCTGGGCGAAGGGCAAGCGGGCGCTGGTGATCGGCGCCGGTTCGATGTCCTCGCTCGCCGCGGCCACGCTCGCGCGGGCCGGGGTCGCCGAGGTCGTCGTCGCCAACCGCACCCTGGAGCGCGCCGAGCGCCTCGCCGAGATCATCACCGACGGCGGCACCGCCGCGCGGGCCGTCGCGATGGACGCGGTGGCGGACGAACTGACACGTGCCGACGTCGCCATCTCCTGCACCGGCGCGACCGGCCTGGTCCTGACCGCGGACGCGGTGCGGGCCGCCGTCGCGGGCCGTACCCCGACCGCGGGCGCCGACGTGCCGGCTCCGGCCGCGCCCGCCGCGGGCCGTGCCGCGGCCGCCGACGGCTGCCCCGTGGAGACGGTGCGCGGCGGGCTGCCGATGGAGAGCGGCTTCTCCGTCGAGGGCGAGGCCGCCGTCGCCGGATTCGACGCGGCCGCCCTGGAGCAGCACGGCGCCTGGGTGGACAACGCCCCGGCCGACCGGGTCAGTCCCGCCCCGCAGCCCTCCGAGGCCGAGGCCATCGCGGCGCTCGCCGCCGTGGGCAGGGTGCCGGAGATGCGCCGCGAGCGCACGCCCGAGCCGCCGGCCCGTCCGGTCGCGCTCGCGCTGCTCGACCTGGCGATGCCGCGTGACATCGACGCGGCCGCGCACCGGATCGACGGGGTGCGCCTCGTCGACATCGAGTCGCTCGCCGAGGCGTCCGCGGACGCCCCGATGGCCGCCGACGTGGACCAGGTGCGGGCCCTCGTGGCCGACGAGGTCACCGCGTTCGGCGCCGCGCAGCGGGCCGCGCACATCACGCCGACCGTCGTCGCGCTGCGCACGATGGCCGCGGACGTGGTGACGAACGAGATCGCCCGCCTCGACGGCCGGCTGCCCGGCCTGGACGAGAAGCAGCGTGCGGAGATCACCCAGACCGTGAAGCGCGTGGTGGACAAGCTGCTGCACGCGCCGACCGTACGGGTCAAGCAGCTGGCGGCCGAGCCCGGCGGTGCCGGGTACGCGGACGCGCTGCGGACCCTGTTCGACCTGGACCCGGAGACGGTCGCCGCCGTCTCCCGGGCCACCCCCCGAGACCGTGAAGACGCGGTAGGCAAGAATCGAGGCCCGGCATGA
- a CDS encoding DUF4232 domain-containing protein — protein MRTQTKHAKKLTLAAVALAAGLSLTACQSGNDGDNDASASTDPTASSSSAPSSPGAEASTPATDSTGSTGSAGTGNTTGGSGDDKGSGGGQINTGPCKTANLTITATHGMGEGDVLVSLKNTSDACNLKGFAGVDLKTADGDTISAGRTENAAPSVVLQGGATTRFTLHTPRNDSGGSGVKVTQLVITPPNETHSKTIPFSLSLPVTDGSHPEQGVMVDPVGTGKQ, from the coding sequence ATGCGCACCCAGACGAAGCACGCCAAGAAGCTGACCCTCGCCGCCGTCGCCCTGGCCGCCGGCCTCTCCCTCACCGCCTGCCAGTCCGGCAACGACGGTGACAACGATGCCTCCGCCTCGACCGACCCCACCGCCTCCTCCTCGTCCGCGCCCTCCTCCCCCGGCGCGGAGGCGTCCACCCCGGCCACGGACAGCACCGGCAGCACCGGCAGCGCGGGCACCGGCAACACCACCGGCGGCTCCGGCGACGACAAGGGCAGCGGCGGCGGCCAGATCAACACCGGCCCCTGCAAGACCGCCAACCTCACCATCACCGCCACCCACGGCATGGGCGAGGGCGACGTCCTGGTCAGCCTCAAGAACACCAGCGACGCCTGCAATCTGAAGGGCTTCGCCGGGGTCGACCTCAAGACCGCCGACGGCGACACCATCAGCGCGGGCCGCACCGAGAACGCCGCCCCCTCCGTCGTCCTCCAGGGCGGCGCCACCACCCGCTTCACCCTGCACACCCCGCGCAACGACAGCGGCGGCTCCGGCGTGAAGGTCACCCAGCTCGTGATCACGCCCCCGAACGAGACGCACTCCAAGACGATCCCGTTCAGCCTCAGCCTCCCGGTCACCGACGGCTCCCACCCCGAGCAGGGCGTCATGGTCGACCCCGTCGGCACCGGCAAGCAGTAA
- a CDS encoding FG-GAP and VCBS repeat-containing protein, with product MRVRTLAIAAALAAASAGLSVTLAPTASAVTTTADDFNGDGVADLVVATPGATVDGITDAGSVTVLYGSADGVSPTRSATVTQNSSGIPSTAEYGDRFGSTYATGDLDADGYTDLLVGAPGEHMDFSSDSFGSLTVLWGGANGLANGGTEMDSPIAGSVWESEKDFAKKVVVADLDGDGTVQPAVLSRNKLWVYDDLTGRTAPTGAKYSHWFSGYVEPQTLSAGDFTGAGRAQLVVTGSQSCDDTTDCQHTGVYTWGAERLDWASLADPSAGASGENEAPTVAAAAGDIDHDGYTDLVTGHIPYSAATTGEYSDAAGFLYVRYGSAEGLGAHRTATLDQDTSGVPGVSEPGDNFGASLAVGDVTGDGYADVVSGVPGEAVGDVTQTGSVALLKGTATGLTGTGAQTWHQATSGVPGAAEASDWFGSAVRITDVDGNGTADVTIAGKGEDVFSGSTHDGADWVLRGSATGLTASGATSFSEKAFGITYPDVEFGSVLGG from the coding sequence TTGCGCGTACGCACCCTGGCCATCGCCGCGGCCCTCGCCGCGGCGTCCGCGGGCCTGTCCGTGACCCTCGCCCCCACGGCGAGTGCGGTCACCACCACGGCTGACGACTTCAACGGTGACGGTGTCGCCGACCTCGTCGTAGCCACCCCCGGAGCCACCGTCGACGGAATCACCGACGCGGGCTCGGTCACCGTTCTCTACGGCTCCGCCGACGGTGTCTCCCCGACCCGTTCGGCGACCGTCACCCAGAACTCCTCCGGCATCCCGAGCACTGCCGAATACGGCGACCGCTTCGGCAGCACCTACGCCACCGGTGACCTCGACGCCGACGGCTACACCGACCTCCTCGTCGGCGCCCCCGGCGAACATATGGACTTCAGCAGTGACAGCTTCGGCAGTCTCACCGTCCTGTGGGGCGGTGCGAACGGTCTGGCCAACGGCGGCACAGAGATGGACAGCCCGATCGCCGGCAGTGTGTGGGAGTCCGAGAAGGACTTCGCCAAGAAGGTCGTCGTCGCCGACCTCGACGGCGACGGAACTGTCCAGCCGGCCGTGCTCAGCCGCAACAAGCTGTGGGTGTACGACGACCTCACGGGCCGCACGGCGCCGACCGGAGCGAAGTACTCCCACTGGTTCAGCGGCTACGTCGAGCCCCAGACCCTGAGCGCGGGTGACTTCACCGGAGCCGGACGTGCCCAGCTGGTTGTCACGGGCTCCCAGAGCTGTGACGACACCACTGACTGCCAGCACACCGGCGTCTACACCTGGGGTGCCGAGCGGCTCGACTGGGCCTCCCTCGCGGACCCGAGTGCTGGTGCTTCCGGCGAGAACGAGGCCCCCACCGTCGCGGCCGCCGCCGGGGACATCGACCACGACGGCTACACCGACCTCGTCACCGGCCACATCCCGTACTCGGCCGCCACCACGGGCGAGTACTCGGACGCCGCGGGCTTCCTCTACGTCCGCTACGGCAGCGCGGAGGGCCTCGGCGCCCACCGCACCGCCACCCTCGACCAGGACACATCCGGTGTCCCGGGGGTGAGCGAGCCCGGCGACAACTTCGGCGCGTCCCTCGCGGTCGGCGACGTCACAGGTGACGGCTACGCGGATGTCGTGTCCGGCGTCCCGGGTGAGGCGGTCGGCGATGTGACGCAGACCGGCTCGGTGGCCCTGCTCAAGGGCACGGCCACCGGCCTGACCGGCACCGGTGCCCAGACCTGGCACCAGGCCACCAGCGGCGTGCCCGGCGCCGCGGAGGCGTCCGACTGGTTCGGCTCCGCGGTACGCATCACCGACGTCGACGGCAACGGCACGGCCGACGTCACGATCGCGGGGAAAGGCGAGGACGTCTTCTCCGGGTCGACGCACGACGGCGCCGACTGGGTGCTGCGTGGCTCGGCGACCGGACTGACGGCGAGCGGCGCGACCTCGTTCAGCGAGAAGGCCTTCGGGATCACCTACCCCGACGTCGAGTTCGGCTCGGTCTTGGGCGGCTGA
- a CDS encoding pyridoxamine 5'-phosphate oxidase family protein, with protein sequence MTQGPAPRPLSDEALSELLSKQQFGTLATVKRSGHPHLTTMLYSWDPETRTARFSTTADRIKVKHLRNNPRTALHVQGGDVWSFAVAEGEAEATAPTSVAGDEVGRELLGMIPAGAKPEDETAWLEQQVAERRLVIRLKVDRLYGTALDINN encoded by the coding sequence ATGACTCAAGGACCCGCGCCCCGCCCGCTCTCCGACGAAGCCCTCTCCGAGCTGCTCTCCAAGCAGCAGTTCGGCACGCTCGCCACCGTCAAGCGCAGTGGCCACCCCCACCTGACCACGATGCTGTACAGCTGGGACCCGGAGACCCGCACCGCCAGGTTCTCGACGACGGCCGACCGCATCAAGGTCAAGCACCTGCGCAACAACCCCCGCACGGCACTGCACGTACAAGGCGGCGACGTGTGGTCGTTCGCGGTCGCCGAGGGAGAGGCGGAGGCGACGGCCCCCACTTCGGTCGCGGGCGACGAGGTCGGCCGGGAGCTGCTCGGGATGATCCCGGCGGGCGCGAAGCCGGAGGACGAGACCGCGTGGCTGGAGCAGCAGGTGGCCGAGCGGCGCCTGGTGATCCGCCTGAAGGTGGACCGCCTGTACGGCACGGCGCTCGACATCAACAACTAA
- a CDS encoding winged helix DNA-binding domain-containing protein, whose protein sequence is MTTISARALNRSTLARQLLLERAGVPAEDAVRRVVALQAQQPASPYVALWNRVAGFEASALDALFAGYRVVKSTMMRITLHAVHVDDYPALRAAVEPTVRGARLRDRRFRDSGLTEADAARLLPELLARAEQPCGGPELKDWLVEKAGIEEAVALPAWRMLRQYAPLWHAPVSGAPWAYVGNGGQEFVAAGEASRPVLEGDEAAAAGMRALVLRYLEGFGPATVSDVAQFGLVQKGRVRGALRELGDTVRELEGEGEVLYDVPGGVVPDEDVVAPVRLLPMWDSVLLAYADRGRVIPAEYRKHVTRVNGDVLPTVLVDGYVAGVWRVAEGGAGIEVGAFRELPAPVWEELEAEARGLFAFLAGRDVSAYRRYDHWWVKGLPVTQTRVLAGSAG, encoded by the coding sequence ATGACGACGATCTCCGCGCGTGCCCTCAACCGGTCGACACTGGCACGGCAGTTGCTCCTGGAGCGCGCCGGGGTGCCGGCCGAGGACGCGGTACGGCGGGTTGTCGCGCTTCAGGCGCAGCAGCCCGCTTCGCCGTATGTGGCCCTGTGGAACAGGGTGGCGGGCTTCGAGGCGTCGGCGCTGGACGCCCTGTTCGCCGGCTACCGGGTCGTGAAGTCCACGATGATGCGGATCACGCTGCACGCGGTGCACGTCGACGACTACCCGGCGCTGCGGGCGGCCGTGGAGCCGACGGTGCGCGGGGCGCGGCTGCGGGACCGGCGCTTCCGGGACTCGGGGCTGACGGAGGCGGACGCGGCGCGACTGCTGCCGGAGCTGCTGGCCCGTGCCGAACAGCCGTGTGGCGGGCCGGAGTTGAAGGACTGGCTGGTGGAGAAGGCCGGGATCGAGGAGGCGGTCGCGCTGCCCGCCTGGCGGATGCTGCGGCAGTACGCGCCGCTGTGGCACGCCCCGGTCTCCGGCGCTCCGTGGGCGTACGTGGGCAACGGCGGGCAGGAGTTCGTGGCGGCGGGGGAGGCGAGCCGTCCCGTCCTTGAGGGGGACGAGGCCGCGGCGGCGGGCATGCGGGCGCTGGTCCTGCGCTATCTGGAGGGGTTCGGTCCGGCGACCGTGTCGGACGTGGCGCAGTTCGGGCTCGTGCAGAAGGGGCGGGTGCGGGGCGCGCTGCGTGAACTCGGCGACACCGTCCGGGAGTTGGAGGGGGAGGGTGAGGTTCTGTACGACGTTCCCGGCGGGGTCGTGCCGGACGAGGACGTGGTGGCGCCCGTGCGCTTGCTGCCGATGTGGGACAGCGTGCTGCTCGCCTACGCGGACCGGGGCCGGGTCATCCCGGCCGAGTACCGCAAGCACGTGACCCGGGTGAACGGGGATGTGCTGCCGACCGTGCTGGTGGACGGGTACGTGGCCGGGGTCTGGCGGGTCGCCGAGGGCGGGGCCGGGATCGAGGTGGGGGCGTTCCGGGAGTTGCCGGCCCCGGTGTGGGAGGAACTGGAGGCGGAGGCGCGGGGGCTGTTCGCGTTCCTCGCGGGGCGGGACGTGTCCGCGTACCGGCGCTATGACCACTGGTGGGTCAAGGGGCTGCCGGTGACGCAGACGCGGGTCCTGGCGGGCTCGGCGGGCTGA
- a CDS encoding bifunctional uroporphyrinogen-III C-methyltransferase/uroporphyrinogen-III synthase has product MSPTTAESTACAPGHVTFLGAGPGDPGLLTLRAVEALTRADVLIAEPEVLDVVRAHAGAGVTVLDAEGAPGQPGTTDESSTVVAVPAPRDWANLVMEAARGGKRVVRAVSGDPGLDTYAAEEMLACASAGIDFEVVPGVAAAVGVPAYAGVPLRDAQGADVRFVDARTATERCWTEVGASDGTVVVSTTLDAVAAAAGELVAAGRKPDTPLSVTVAGTTTRQKTWTATLGTIAQTFKQAKVLPSPEGNRPVIAVVGERSAAAQRDQLSWFESKPLFGWRVLVPRTKEQAASLSDQLSSYGAVPHEVPTIAVEPPRTPQQMERAVKGLVTGRYEWIAFTSVNAVKAVREKFEEYGLDARAFAGIKVAAVGEQTANALIAFGVKPDLVPSGEQSAAGLLEDWPPYDPVFDPIDRVFLPRADIATETLVAGLIELGWEVDDVTAYRTVRASPPPAETREAIKGGGFDAVLFTSSSTVRNLVGIAGKPHNVTVIACIGPATAKTAEEHGLRVDVMAPEPSVHKLAAALAEFGARRRDAAVEAGDPVTRPSERRPGARRRRAAP; this is encoded by the coding sequence TTGAGCCCCACCACCGCTGAATCGACCGCCTGTGCACCGGGGCACGTCACCTTCCTGGGTGCCGGTCCCGGTGACCCGGGACTGCTGACCCTGAGGGCCGTGGAGGCCCTGACCCGAGCGGATGTGCTGATCGCCGAGCCCGAAGTGCTCGACGTCGTCCGCGCGCATGCCGGGGCGGGCGTCACCGTGCTCGACGCCGAGGGCGCACCCGGGCAGCCTGGCACCACTGACGAGTCGTCAACTGTCGTCGCGGTCCCGGCTCCGAGGGACTGGGCCAATCTTGTCATGGAGGCCGCGCGGGGCGGCAAGCGGGTCGTCCGTGCGGTGTCCGGCGACCCCGGGCTCGACACGTACGCGGCCGAGGAGATGCTCGCCTGCGCTTCCGCCGGCATCGACTTCGAGGTCGTGCCGGGTGTCGCTGCGGCCGTCGGCGTGCCCGCGTACGCCGGTGTCCCGCTGCGGGACGCGCAGGGTGCCGACGTGCGGTTCGTGGACGCCCGTACGGCGACCGAGCGGTGCTGGACCGAGGTCGGGGCGTCCGACGGCACGGTCGTCGTGTCGACGACGCTCGACGCGGTCGCGGCGGCCGCCGGTGAGCTGGTGGCGGCGGGCCGCAAGCCCGACACCCCGCTGTCGGTGACGGTGGCCGGTACGACGACGCGTCAGAAGACGTGGACGGCGACGCTCGGCACCATCGCGCAGACGTTCAAGCAGGCCAAGGTGCTGCCCTCGCCCGAGGGGAACCGGCCGGTGATAGCCGTGGTCGGTGAGCGCAGTGCCGCCGCCCAGCGTGACCAGCTGTCCTGGTTCGAGTCGAAGCCGCTGTTCGGCTGGCGGGTGCTCGTGCCGAGGACGAAGGAGCAGGCCGCTTCGCTCTCCGACCAGCTCAGCTCGTACGGGGCGGTGCCGCACGAGGTGCCGACGATCGCCGTCGAGCCGCCGCGCACGCCGCAGCAGATGGAGCGCGCGGTCAAGGGTCTGGTGACCGGCCGCTACGAGTGGATCGCCTTCACGTCGGTCAACGCGGTCAAGGCGGTGCGCGAGAAGTTCGAGGAGTACGGGCTCGACGCTCGGGCCTTCGCCGGGATCAAGGTCGCGGCGGTCGGCGAGCAGACGGCGAACGCGCTGATCGCGTTCGGTGTGAAGCCGGACCTGGTGCCGAGCGGTGAGCAGTCGGCCGCCGGTCTGCTGGAGGACTGGCCGCCGTACGACCCGGTCTTCGACCCGATCGACCGTGTCTTCCTGCCGCGCGCCGACATCGCCACGGAGACGCTGGTCGCCGGGCTGATCGAGCTGGGCTGGGAGGTCGACGACGTCACGGCCTACCGGACCGTGCGGGCGTCGCCGCCGCCGGCGGAGACCCGTGAGGCGATCAAGGGCGGCGGCTTCGACGCCGTGCTGTTCACCTCGTCCTCGACCGTGCGGAACCTGGTCGGTATCGCGGGCAAGCCGCACAACGTGACGGTGATCGCCTGCATCGGTCCCGCCACGGCGAAGACCGCCGAGGAGCACGGGCTGCGGGTCGACGTCATGGCTCCGGAGCCGTCGGTGCACAAGCTGGCGGCGGCGCTGGCGGAGTTCGGCGCGCGGCGCCGGGACGCGGCCGTGGAGGCCGGGGATCCGGTGACGCGGCCGAGCGAGCGGCGGCCGGGGGCGCGTCGTCGGCGGGCCGCGCCGTAA
- the hemC gene encoding hydroxymethylbilane synthase — MTAERALRLGTRRSKLAMAQSGHVADAVRQVTGREVELVEITTYGDTSREHLAQIGGTGVFVTALRDALTRGEVDFAVHSLKDLPTAQPDDLTLAAVPLREDPRDVLIARDGLKFTELPDGARVGTGSPRRMAQLNAYAKSHGMRIETVPIRGNIDTRIGFVEKGELDAVVLAAAGLSRIGRTEEVTDFLSTDIVLPAPGQGALAVECAATNGALAAALAELDDPFTRFAVTAERSLLAALEAGCSAPVGALADLLADGQIVKEMRLRGVVGTTDGSELVQLSTTGPVPTSHDEALALGRELSAEMLAKGAAGLMGERAL; from the coding sequence ATGACCGCCGAGAGAGCACTGAGGCTGGGGACGCGCCGCAGCAAGCTGGCCATGGCCCAGTCCGGGCATGTCGCCGACGCGGTGCGCCAGGTGACCGGCCGTGAGGTCGAGCTCGTGGAGATCACCACGTACGGCGACACCTCCCGGGAGCACCTGGCGCAGATCGGTGGCACCGGTGTCTTCGTGACCGCGCTGCGCGACGCGCTGACGCGGGGCGAGGTGGACTTCGCGGTGCACTCGCTCAAGGACCTGCCGACCGCGCAGCCCGACGACCTCACGCTGGCCGCCGTGCCGCTGCGCGAGGACCCGCGGGACGTGCTGATCGCGCGTGACGGACTGAAGTTCACGGAGCTGCCCGACGGCGCTCGCGTGGGCACGGGTTCGCCGCGCCGCATGGCCCAGCTCAACGCGTACGCGAAGAGCCACGGGATGCGGATCGAGACCGTACCGATCCGCGGGAACATCGACACCCGGATCGGGTTCGTCGAGAAGGGCGAGCTGGATGCCGTGGTTCTCGCGGCGGCCGGGCTCAGCCGGATCGGCCGGACGGAAGAAGTGACCGACTTCCTGTCCACCGACATCGTTCTGCCCGCCCCCGGTCAGGGGGCCCTGGCAGTCGAGTGCGCCGCCACGAACGGTGCGCTCGCCGCCGCGCTCGCCGAGCTCGACGATCCGTTCACCCGGTTCGCCGTGACCGCCGAGCGTTCCCTGCTCGCCGCCCTGGAGGCCGGCTGCAGCGCACCCGTGGGTGCTCTCGCCGACCTTCTGGCCGATGGGCAGATTGTCAAGGAAATGCGCCTGCGCGGCGTCGTCGGCACCACCGACGGCTCCGAGCTGGTGCAGCTGTCCACCACCGGTCCCGTGCCCACGTCGCACGACGAGGCGCTGGCGCTCGGGCGGGAACTTTCCGCCGAGATGCTGGCCAAGGGCGCGGCCGGTCTGATGGGGGAGCGAGCACTTTGA
- the hemB gene encoding porphobilinogen synthase encodes MTRYGSFPGSRPRRLRSNPTMRRMVAETRLHPADLILPAFVREGIDAPVEIGSMPGVYQHTRDSLKKAAAEAVEAGVSGIMLFGVPLDEKKDGAGTDGTDPDGILQVALRDVRAEVGDDLLVMSDLCLDEFTDHGHCGVLDEHGRVDNDATLERYAEMAQVQADAGAHVVGPSGMMDGQIGVIRDALDQIGRDDVAILAYTAKYSSAFYGPFREAVGSSLRGDRKTYQQDPANARESLRELALDLEEGADMVMVKPAGPYLDILAKVAEASDVPVAAYQISGEYAMIEAAAQRGWIERDRAIMESLTGIKRAGASMILTYWATEVAQQLG; translated from the coding sequence GTGACTCGGTACGGCTCTTTCCCCGGTTCGCGGCCCCGGCGGCTGCGCTCGAATCCCACCATGCGGCGGATGGTCGCCGAGACGCGGCTGCATCCGGCCGATCTGATCCTGCCCGCGTTCGTGCGCGAGGGGATCGACGCCCCGGTCGAGATCGGGTCCATGCCCGGCGTGTACCAGCACACCCGTGACTCGCTGAAGAAGGCGGCGGCCGAGGCCGTCGAGGCGGGTGTCTCCGGGATCATGCTGTTCGGTGTGCCGCTGGACGAGAAGAAGGACGGCGCCGGCACGGACGGCACCGACCCCGACGGGATCCTCCAGGTGGCGCTGCGCGATGTGCGGGCCGAGGTCGGCGACGACCTGCTCGTCATGTCGGACCTGTGCCTCGACGAGTTCACCGACCACGGCCACTGCGGCGTCCTGGACGAGCACGGCCGGGTCGACAACGACGCGACGCTGGAGCGGTACGCGGAGATGGCGCAGGTCCAGGCCGACGCGGGCGCCCACGTGGTGGGTCCGAGCGGCATGATGGACGGCCAGATCGGCGTCATCCGTGACGCCCTCGACCAGATCGGCCGCGACGACGTCGCGATCCTCGCCTACACGGCGAAGTACTCCTCCGCCTTCTACGGCCCGTTCCGCGAGGCCGTCGGGTCCTCGCTCCGGGGCGACCGCAAGACGTACCAGCAGGACCCGGCGAACGCGCGGGAGTCGCTGCGGGAGCTGGCGCTCGACCTCGAGGAGGGCGCCGACATGGTCATGGTCAAGCCGGCCGGACCGTACCTCGACATCCTGGCCAAGGTGGCCGAGGCCTCGGACGTGCCGGTCGCCGCGTACCAGATCAGCGGTGAGTACGCGATGATCGAGGCGGCGGCGCAGCGCGGCTGGATCGAGCGGGACCGGGCGATCATGGAGTCGCTGACCGGCATCAAGCGGGCCGGGGCGAGCATGATCCTCACGTACTGGGCGACCGAGGTGGCTCAGCAGTTGGGCTGA
- a CDS encoding DUF4232 domain-containing protein: MRTTSHSRKRTATIGAALTAVLTLALTACNGNDSASGSAQGGPTASAEQAGGTGGAGQADQSAGTGTGGSDQGADSGNGDSGAGMADVCRTHVLDATAANNTTDETNGVVTVTFKNIGSADCRISGFPGVDLKTSLGDTVSVDRNGEQAVPQILRRATPPPSTSRSRSTTVVARACS; encoded by the coding sequence ATGCGTACGACGTCCCACTCCCGCAAGCGCACCGCCACCATCGGAGCGGCCCTCACCGCCGTCCTCACCCTCGCCCTCACCGCCTGCAACGGCAACGACAGCGCGTCGGGCAGCGCGCAGGGCGGCCCCACCGCGTCGGCGGAGCAGGCGGGCGGCACCGGCGGGGCGGGCCAGGCGGACCAGAGCGCTGGTACCGGCACCGGCGGGAGTGACCAGGGCGCCGACAGCGGCAACGGTGACTCCGGAGCCGGCATGGCCGACGTGTGCCGCACCCACGTGCTCGACGCCACCGCCGCCAACAACACCACGGACGAGACGAACGGCGTCGTCACCGTCACCTTCAAGAACATCGGCAGCGCCGACTGCCGCATCAGCGGCTTCCCGGGTGTCGATCTCAAGACGTCCCTGGGCGACACCGTCTCCGTGGACCGCAACGGCGAACAGGCCGTGCCGCAGATCCTCAGGAGGGCGACACCGCCGCCTTCAACGTCACGTTCCCGGTCAACAACAGTGGTGGCTCGGGCGTGCAGCTGA
- a CDS encoding DUF397 domain-containing protein — MASYETDLSRAEWHKSSYSNGDGGNCVQVATNLPDTVPVRDTKLTGTETDPAPTLLITPGAWSAFVAEISA, encoded by the coding sequence ATGGCAAGCTACGAGACTGACTTGAGCCGCGCCGAGTGGCACAAGAGCAGCTACAGCAACGGGGACGGCGGCAACTGCGTACAGGTCGCCACCAACCTCCCCGACACCGTCCCCGTCCGCGACACCAAGCTGACCGGCACGGAAACGGACCCCGCCCCCACCCTCCTGATCACCCCTGGGGCCTGGTCCGCCTTCGTGGCGGAAATAAGCGCGTAG